The following are encoded together in the Malaya genurostris strain Urasoe2022 chromosome 3, Malgen_1.1, whole genome shotgun sequence genome:
- the LOC131438646 gene encoding sphingolipid delta(4)-desaturase DES1-like: protein MGQHVSRNDFEWVYDEQPHIGRRNAMLKKYPQIKNLYGPDPTFKYIVSAMVLTQVFMMYLLQNQSWKIITLVAYCFGGVINHSLTLANHEISHNMAFGYGRPLANRYFGMWCNLPIGIPISVSFKKYHILHHRYLANEKLDPDVPSILEAKLFCNAFGKFIWLILQPLFYSLRPLFVNPLPVEKLEVINAVIQITFDGLVVLIFGWRMLAYLLIGTFLAMSIHPVAGHFIAEHYMFAKGFETYSYYGSLNWITFNVGYHNEHHDFPAIPGSRLPEVKRIAPEFYDTIPQHTSWVRVMYDFVMDPAVGPYARIKRKALQEAN from the coding sequence ATGGGACAACACGTATCGCGAAACGATTTCGAGTGGGTTTACGACGAACAGCCACATATTGGAAGGCGCAACGCCATGCTGAAGAAATATCCACAGATCAAGAATCTATACGGACCGGACCCAACGTTCAAATATATCGTTTCCGCGATGGTTCTGACGCAAGTGTTTATGATGTATTTGTTGCAGAATCAATCCTGGAAAATAATCACGTTGGTGGCGTACTGCTTCGGAGGAGTAATCAACCATTCTTTAACACTAGCGAATCATGAGATATCACATAACATGGCATTCGGTTATGGTAGACCTTTGGCAAATCGCTACTTTGGAATGTGGTGCAACTTACCGATCGGAATTCCTATATCGGTAtcgtttaaaaaatatcacataCTGCACCATAGATACCTGGCCAACGAAAAACTGGATCCAGATGTACCAAGTATTCTGGAAGCGAAACTATTCTGCAATGCATTTGGTAAATTCATATGGCTAATTCTACAGCCATTGTTCTATTCTTTGAGGCCTTTGTTTGTGAATCCACTTCCGGTGGAAAAACTGGAAGTTATCAACGCAGTGATTCAAATTACGTTCGATGGTCTCGTGGTGTTGATATTTGGCTGGAGAATGCTAGCATATTTGTTGATCGGTACATTCTTAGCTATGAGCATTCATCCGGTAGCTGGTCATTTCATCGCCGAACATTACATGTTTGCAAAAGGTTTCGAAACATACTCATACTATGGATCATTGAACTGGATCACGTTTAATGTTGGATATCATAATGAGCATCATGACTTTCCTGCGATTCCTGGCAGTAGACTACCTGAAGTGAAAAGAATAGCTCCGGAGTTTTACGACACTATACCGCAGCACACATCCTGGGTTCGAGTAATGTACGATTTTGTGATGGACCCAGCGGTCGGTCCATATGCACGGATAAAACGTAAGGCCTTGCAAGAAGCCAACTAG